A genomic window from Candidatus Tumulicola sp. includes:
- a CDS encoding NAD(P)H-binding protein: MRKFGFLVHPLSYEDVIRYEPGAVGKGKPLIRKILEWMPAYRVSDIVGVRSITGKEVSGHFIAVPLLPDQWLELPRAEAVQRVINGAKVAIELGCDIVGLGGFTAVVGDGGVTVAEECPSIAVTTGNSYTIAAAMQSLFRGAKELKIRVSSAHAVVIGATGSIGSACSQILGNRVAKVTLVARNATRLKNLTHAMQPHVSAQLDWTVDIRAAVRSADLILTATASTSSVVEPEDLRPGAVVCEVSLPHDVSRRVASERDDVLVTEGGNILVPGKKLNFNFDFGLPPRTALACMAETMILTLEERFVNYSLGRGINLDKVLEIERLAEKHGFKLAGMRAFDKAVTEEQIARIRKRARAARALAARRRSPGGIVVQGT, encoded by the coding sequence TTGCGTAAGTTCGGATTCCTGGTCCACCCCCTTTCGTACGAGGACGTCATCCGGTACGAGCCCGGCGCGGTGGGCAAGGGCAAGCCGCTGATAAGGAAGATCCTCGAATGGATGCCTGCCTACAGGGTATCCGACATCGTGGGCGTGCGCAGCATTACCGGCAAGGAGGTCAGCGGACATTTCATCGCCGTGCCGCTGCTGCCCGACCAGTGGCTGGAACTCCCGCGCGCGGAAGCCGTGCAGCGCGTGATCAACGGCGCCAAGGTCGCGATCGAACTAGGTTGCGACATCGTGGGCCTGGGCGGGTTCACCGCGGTGGTGGGCGATGGCGGCGTGACCGTGGCGGAGGAATGCCCCTCGATCGCGGTCACCACCGGCAACTCGTATACGATCGCGGCTGCGATGCAGAGCCTTTTCCGCGGCGCAAAAGAGTTGAAGATCCGCGTTTCTTCCGCGCATGCCGTGGTGATCGGCGCGACCGGCAGCATCGGTTCGGCATGCTCGCAGATCCTCGGCAACCGGGTCGCGAAGGTGACGCTGGTGGCGCGCAACGCGACGCGGCTGAAAAATTTGACGCATGCAATGCAGCCCCACGTGAGCGCGCAGCTCGACTGGACCGTCGACATCCGCGCCGCGGTGCGCAGCGCGGACCTCATACTCACCGCCACCGCTTCTACGTCCAGCGTGGTCGAGCCCGAAGATCTGCGCCCGGGCGCGGTGGTGTGCGAGGTGTCGCTGCCGCACGACGTCTCGCGACGCGTCGCCTCCGAGCGCGACGATGTGCTCGTCACCGAGGGCGGTAACATACTCGTGCCGGGCAAGAAGCTCAACTTCAACTTCGATTTCGGACTGCCCCCGCGCACTGCGCTGGCGTGCATGGCCGAGACCATGATCCTCACGCTCGAAGAGCGCTTCGTGAACTACTCGCTCGGCCGAGGCATCAACCTCGACAAGGTGCTCGAGATCGAGCGGCTCGCGGAAAAGCACGGCTTCAAGCTCGCCGGCATGCGCGCGTTCGACAAGGCCGTCACTGAAGAACAGATCGCCCGCATACGCAAGCGAGCCCGCGCCGCGCGCGCGCTCGCCGCTCGGCGCAGATCCCCGGGCGGCATCGTGGTCCAAGGCACGTGA
- the lysS gene encoding lysine--tRNA ligase produces the protein MSDELEVGAAEAELIKARRAKLDALRSSGHDPFLHTKFERTHTAAALRAAHGELEAGKHSGASAALAGRLGPLRRMGKKSVFSDLADESGRVQIYLNAESLGAQFELTDQLDRGDIVGVKGEPFATKTGELTIAVKQLTVLAKSLRPLPEKWHGLTDQEARYRRRYVDLIVNRLSLDTMLARSRIVAAARRFLDERGYVEVETPALLSLAGGANARPFVTHSHALDIPLQLRIATELNLKRCIVGGIEKVYELGRIFRNEGIDRTHNPEFTMLELYEAYTDMEGMAHLSEDLIRHLADVAGIKGQTTFRGETINFAKPFARVAYLDAAAQHGLPREELLDEARARAAATRLKVEVARTDSHAHVIDKLFERVVEPHLIDPTFVTDTPVILSPLAKRSPRDPELVERFELFIAHSEMVNAFSELNDPDDQRKRFLAQAADRAKGDPEAPEPDWDYVQALEYGMPPTGGLGLGMDRLIMVLTGQESIRDVLLFPLQRPE, from the coding sequence GTGAGCGACGAGCTGGAGGTCGGCGCAGCCGAAGCGGAGCTCATCAAGGCGCGTCGAGCCAAGCTCGACGCGCTGCGTTCATCCGGGCACGATCCGTTCTTGCATACGAAGTTCGAGCGCACGCACACGGCGGCCGCGCTTCGCGCGGCGCACGGCGAACTCGAGGCGGGCAAGCACAGCGGTGCGAGCGCGGCGCTCGCCGGACGGCTCGGACCGTTGCGCCGCATGGGCAAAAAATCGGTGTTCTCGGATCTCGCGGACGAAAGCGGGCGCGTCCAGATCTACCTGAACGCCGAATCGCTCGGCGCGCAGTTCGAGCTCACCGACCAGCTCGATCGGGGCGACATCGTCGGCGTGAAGGGAGAGCCGTTCGCGACCAAGACCGGCGAGCTCACCATCGCGGTCAAGCAGCTTACCGTGCTGGCCAAGTCTTTGCGACCGTTGCCCGAGAAGTGGCATGGTCTGACCGATCAAGAAGCGCGTTATCGCCGGCGCTATGTGGATCTCATCGTCAACCGGCTATCGCTCGACACGATGCTCGCGCGCAGCCGCATCGTCGCAGCCGCGCGGCGTTTCTTGGACGAGCGCGGCTACGTCGAGGTCGAAACGCCGGCTTTGCTCAGCCTGGCGGGCGGGGCCAATGCGCGCCCGTTCGTCACGCACTCGCACGCCCTGGATATTCCGCTGCAATTGCGCATCGCCACGGAATTGAACCTCAAGCGCTGCATCGTCGGCGGCATCGAAAAGGTCTACGAGCTCGGCCGCATCTTCCGCAACGAAGGCATCGACCGGACGCACAACCCCGAGTTCACCATGTTGGAGCTGTACGAGGCCTACACCGACATGGAGGGGATGGCGCATCTGTCCGAAGACCTGATCCGCCACCTCGCGGACGTGGCCGGCATCAAAGGCCAGACGACGTTTCGCGGCGAGACGATCAATTTCGCGAAACCGTTCGCCCGGGTGGCATATCTGGACGCGGCGGCGCAGCACGGTCTGCCGCGCGAGGAGTTGTTGGACGAAGCGCGGGCGCGTGCCGCAGCGACGCGCCTTAAGGTCGAGGTCGCGCGGACGGATAGTCACGCGCACGTCATCGACAAGCTCTTCGAGCGCGTGGTCGAGCCCCACTTGATCGATCCGACCTTCGTCACCGACACGCCCGTCATTCTCTCGCCCCTGGCGAAACGCAGTCCGCGCGACCCGGAGCTGGTCGAGCGCTTCGAGCTGTTCATCGCACACTCGGAGATGGTCAACGCATTTTCCGAGTTGAACGATCCGGACGATCAGCGCAAACGCTTCCTCGCCCAAGCGGCGGATCGTGCGAAAGGCGACCCCGAAGCGCCGGAGCCTGACTGGGACTACGTGCAGGCGCTGGAATACGGCATGCCGCCCACCGGCGGCTTGGGGCTCGGCATGGATCGTCTTATCATGGTCCTCACCGGTCAGGAATCGATCCGCGACGTGCTTTTATTCCCGCTGCAAAGACCGGAGTAG
- the truA gene encoding tRNA pseudouridine(38-40) synthase TruA, whose product MRTVALVLEYDGTDLHGFQRQEALPTVAGEVERALEIFCGHRVDVVGAGRTDAGVHATGQVVSFETSAAIARMPIALSGMLRSSNIAVLRAVEREHGFSARRNALSRTYRYRILNRLAPSPLHQRRAFYVRSRLDADVMRHAAQALLGEHDFAAFCGAEKPASGITKRDVKRAEAQRSGDFIDVLIESDSFLHQMMRIIVGTLVEIGRGKRSPDDMSRILASRDRTQAGHTAPAHGLYLEYVLYDPPV is encoded by the coding sequence ATGCGGACAGTCGCGCTCGTCCTTGAATACGATGGCACCGACTTGCACGGCTTCCAGCGCCAGGAGGCATTGCCGACCGTCGCGGGCGAGGTGGAGCGCGCGCTAGAGATCTTCTGCGGTCATCGCGTCGACGTCGTCGGCGCCGGCAGAACGGACGCGGGCGTCCACGCCACCGGGCAGGTGGTGAGCTTCGAGACCAGTGCGGCTATCGCAAGGATGCCGATAGCGCTTTCCGGCATGTTGCGTTCTTCGAACATCGCCGTGCTGCGCGCGGTCGAACGCGAGCACGGATTCTCGGCGCGCCGCAACGCGCTCTCGCGGACGTATCGCTACCGCATTTTGAATCGGCTGGCGCCTTCGCCGCTGCATCAGCGCCGCGCGTTCTACGTGCGCTCGAGACTCGACGCCGACGTCATGCGGCACGCCGCGCAGGCGTTGTTGGGCGAGCATGACTTCGCCGCTTTCTGCGGCGCCGAGAAGCCGGCGAGCGGCATAACCAAGCGCGACGTCAAGCGTGCCGAAGCGCAGCGATCCGGTGATTTCATCGACGTGCTGATCGAGTCGGATTCGTTCCTTCATCAGATGATGCGCATCATCGTCGGAACGCTCGTCGAAATCGGCCGCGGCAAGCGCTCGCCCGACGACATGTCGCGCATCCTCGCATCGCGCGACCGGACGCAAGCCGGGCACACGGCGCCGGCGCACGGGCTTTACCTCGAATACGTGTTGTACGATCCGCCGGTTTAG
- the greA gene encoding transcription elongation factor GreA: protein MQEKETVVTAEGLKKLEAELDELKTVHRKEVNDRIRQAKEFGDISENAEYEDAKQEQAFIEGRIMKLEAMIRGAKIITEGEGGADEVHLASTVKVKNLTAGTEHEYTIVGSAESDPMRSKISNDSPIGQALVGAKPGQTVSATTPSGDVQLRVVSIKANRKSGRAKVK, encoded by the coding sequence ATGCAAGAAAAAGAGACCGTCGTCACCGCCGAAGGGCTGAAGAAACTGGAGGCCGAGCTCGACGAGCTCAAGACCGTCCACCGCAAAGAGGTGAACGACCGCATCCGCCAAGCCAAAGAGTTCGGCGACATCTCCGAAAATGCGGAATACGAGGACGCCAAGCAGGAGCAGGCGTTCATCGAGGGCCGCATCATGAAGCTCGAAGCGATGATCCGCGGCGCGAAGATCATCACCGAGGGCGAGGGCGGCGCCGACGAAGTCCACCTTGCGAGCACGGTCAAGGTGAAGAATCTGACCGCCGGCACGGAGCACGAATACACCATCGTCGGCAGCGCCGAAAGCGACCCGATGCGTTCGAAGATCTCCAATGATTCGCCGATCGGCCAAGCGCTCGTGGGCGCCAAGCCCGGCCAAACCGTCAGCGCCACCACGCCGAGCGGCGATGTGCAGCTGCGCGTCGTGTCGATCAAGGCCAACCGGAAATCCGGCCGCGCCAAGGTGAAGTGA
- a CDS encoding aromatase/cyclase: MPYVETSIDIAARAEAIYALAKEMERYPDFMPDVESVKVLKREGNVTITRWKTLVEEAPIEWTEEDIFDDARTRIDYRLIEGDLDKFEGSWTFEERDGKTHVVLGVDYDFGVPTLAELIGPLLHKKVEENSVMMLKALKAKSEGT; the protein is encoded by the coding sequence ATGCCCTACGTAGAAACTTCAATCGATATCGCGGCCCGCGCCGAAGCCATCTATGCATTGGCCAAGGAGATGGAGCGCTATCCTGATTTCATGCCCGATGTCGAATCCGTGAAGGTGCTCAAACGTGAGGGCAACGTCACCATCACGCGTTGGAAGACGCTGGTCGAAGAAGCGCCGATCGAATGGACCGAAGAGGACATCTTCGACGACGCCCGCACGCGCATCGACTACCGGCTCATCGAGGGCGACCTGGACAAATTCGAGGGCAGCTGGACGTTCGAAGAGCGCGACGGAAAGACGCACGTCGTTCTCGGCGTGGACTACGACTTCGGCGTGCCGACGCTCGCCGAACTCATCGGCCCGCTCCTGCACAAAAAGGTCGAAGAGAACTCGGTCATGATGCTCAAGGCGCTCAAGGCGAAAAGCGAGGGAACGTAG